Part of the Desulfovibrio sp. JC010 genome, GACAGGGGCTGTTTTTCTTGAGCTTTTTATATGTGAGTTCGTGTTACGAGTCAAGAAAAGATATTACCAATGTTCTATTAAATTAAAAAATGTCTGAACAGCTGAGGGCCGTTTGGGGCTGCTGAAATACGCATTTGAACTAACCCTGATTGATTGTTATTAGATGATTCTCCACTTAATCATCAAGCACAGGAACTCCCCGTGAGCTCACATACAGACGACAGTTTTGACCGTCTCCCCGAACCTATTTCCGAAGTTTTTGAATCTTTTTCAGATTTTATCCTTTTTACTGATGATGGCGGGCACATCTGTTCGGCCAGCGGGCCTGCTGCGGAGTTTTTTGGCGGGCCCTTGGATGGGCGGTGTATCTGGAATCTTCTGGGGGTTGATGCATCGGGTATTGATGGATTTTTAAGAGCTTATCCTGCGGGGGGCGTGCATGAAATTCCTTATGGGGATAGCGGCGGTAGCTATTCCCTGCGTTTGATTCCGTTAAGCGGCCCGTATTGTTCAGAGGGCTATGTTGCTGTTGTTACCAATAATGCTCCTTTTGTGGAACTTCATGAGAGCTACGAGGAGCGAATTGAAGATAATATTGCCGCTCTTGATGACAGTGTCGCCCTTTTTAATGCCCTTTTCGAAGCAGCGCAGGATCCGACCATTCTGGCTGATTCATCCTTCAGAATATTAACTTCCAATCCTTCGGCAGAGCGTCTTTTCGGGCGCAGCACCACTCTTTCCGGCAATAGCTGCCTGAGCCTTTTCAATGCTGAGTCTTCCAAAGTGGTGCGTGATCATTTTGAGACCTGCACCACTGAAATTCCGGTTC contains:
- a CDS encoding PAS domain S-box protein is translated as MSSHTDDSFDRLPEPISEVFESFSDFILFTDDGGHICSASGPAAEFFGGPLDGRCIWNLLGVDASGIDGFLRAYPAGGVHEIPYGDSGGSYSLRLIPLSGPYCSEGYVAVVTNNAPFVELHESYEERIEDNIAALDDSVALFNALFEAAQDPTILADSSFRILTSNPSAERLFGRSTTLSGNSCLSLFNAESSKVVRDHFETCTTEIPVPFDELLTARNSSGKEIPIELMMHKVRLQSDTVFHVGLRDMTDIQRLETGLEETREQVDGMNVALRTVIESVEEEKKDMHEDFALQVREQIMPALDRMIKEPVPQMRRSFGRFIKERLSALAGETGDHFEDLLLKLTPREVEICRYIEAGKGTEHIGELLSITADTVRTHRKNIRRKLGLQGKKTSLISFLKHQAGS